In Shinella sp. XGS7, a single genomic region encodes these proteins:
- a CDS encoding arylesterase, whose translation MNRRRWMRDCSLLALGPWVSGLAAAQAQTQTAKPRRVLVVGDSLSAEYGIARGSGWVALLQQRLQGHKPAYEVINASISGDTTAGGRARLAALLSQHNPSHVLIELGGNDALRGLPLASTRENLLSMVRAAKAAGARVQLVGMQVPPNYGSAYARDFAGLFAEVARAEKTALTPFLLQGVADRPDAMDWFQPDRIHPLAKAHPLMLEQVWQGLKPLL comes from the coding sequence ATGAATCGACGTCGGTGGATGCGCGACTGTAGCCTGCTGGCCCTGGGGCCGTGGGTGTCGGGTCTTGCCGCCGCGCAGGCGCAGACTCAGACCGCCAAGCCGCGCCGCGTGCTGGTGGTGGGCGACAGCCTCTCGGCCGAGTATGGCATTGCCCGCGGCAGCGGCTGGGTGGCCCTGCTGCAGCAGCGCCTGCAGGGGCACAAGCCGGCCTACGAGGTGATCAATGCCAGCATCAGCGGCGACACCACGGCCGGCGGCCGCGCCCGCCTGGCCGCGCTGCTCAGCCAGCACAACCCCAGCCATGTGCTGATCGAACTGGGTGGCAACGACGCCCTGCGCGGCCTGCCCCTGGCCAGCACGCGCGAGAACCTGCTGAGCATGGTGCGTGCGGCCAAGGCCGCCGGCGCCCGCGTGCAGCTGGTGGGCATGCAGGTGCCGCCCAACTACGGCAGCGCCTATGCGCGCGATTTCGCTGGCCTGTTTGCCGAGGTGGCCCGGGCCGAGAAGACCGCTCTCACGCCCTTCCTGCTGCAGGGCGTGGCCGACCGGCCGGATGCCATGGACTGGTTCCAGCCCGACCGCATCCACCCCCTGGCCAAGGCCCATCCGCTGATGCTGGAGCAGGTCTGGCAGGGGCTCAAGCCCCTGCTCTGA
- a CDS encoding BolA family transcriptional regulator, producing the protein MSLLAEIEARLRAALAPSELVLRDDSALHAGHAGAREGGHYHALIVSERFRNLPRVARHRLVYDALAELMKRGIHAMAIDARTPEER; encoded by the coding sequence ATGAGCCTGCTTGCCGAGATCGAGGCGCGCCTGCGCGCCGCCCTGGCGCCCAGCGAGCTGGTGCTGCGCGATGACAGCGCCCTGCACGCCGGCCATGCCGGCGCCCGCGAAGGCGGGCATTACCACGCGCTCATCGTCAGCGAGCGCTTCAGGAATCTCCCACGGGTGGCCCGCCATCGCCTCGTATATGATGCCCTCGCCGAGCTGATGAAGCGGGGCATCCATGCGATGGCGATCGACGCCCGCACACCGGAGGAGCGCTGA
- a CDS encoding septation protein A, which yields MKLLLDFLPLILFFGTFKYAEGQADAAAAFATQHFGFLVSGGQVGPQEAPVLLATLVVMAATLLQALLLKLRGKKIDLMLWISLALVVVLGGATIWFHSETFIKWKPTGLYWAMALVFFGSQSFFNKNLLQAMLGKDLQLPAPVWRRLNWAWVAFFAAMGVLNLYVAYHYSTSTWANFKVFGTTGLMLIFTLAQGLYMSKYLSDEGNKQDSSSS from the coding sequence ATGAAGCTGCTCCTCGATTTCCTGCCGCTGATCCTGTTCTTCGGCACTTTCAAATACGCGGAAGGTCAGGCCGATGCGGCCGCGGCCTTCGCCACCCAGCATTTCGGCTTTCTGGTCTCCGGCGGCCAGGTCGGCCCGCAGGAGGCGCCGGTGCTGCTGGCCACCCTGGTGGTGATGGCGGCCACCCTGCTGCAGGCCCTGCTGCTCAAGCTGCGCGGCAAGAAGATCGACCTGATGCTCTGGATCAGCCTGGCCCTGGTGGTGGTGCTGGGCGGGGCCACCATCTGGTTCCACAGCGAGACCTTCATCAAGTGGAAGCCCACCGGCCTGTACTGGGCCATGGCCCTGGTCTTTTTCGGCAGCCAGAGCTTCTTCAACAAGAACCTGCTGCAGGCCATGCTGGGCAAGGACCTGCAGCTGCCCGCCCCGGTGTGGCGCCGGCTCAACTGGGCCTGGGTGGCCTTCTTCGCCGCCATGGGCGTGCTCAATCTCTATGTGGCCTACCACTACAGCACATCGACCTGGGCCAACTTCAAGGTCTTCGGCACCACGGGCCTGATGCTGATCTTCACCCTCGCCCAGGGTCTCTATATGAGCAAGTACCTGAGCGACGAGGGCAATAAGCAGGACTCCTCTTCCTCATGA
- a CDS encoding DUF2062 domain-containing protein yields MPATRFARRILPHPDTLAQTQGLRWLGRYLAPRPWLWVAHRRRVALGVAVGLAVGVIPLPTQMVLAALVAIACRANVAAAVAATWLTNPFTLVPIWSLAIALGRLASGHAGPVATPEMLEIDWSAPLSWGTALMAWISNLGPPLLMGLPLAGLLLGALAYVLVYLGWWALIRGERWRRLRRRAQPR; encoded by the coding sequence ATGCCCGCCACCCGCTTCGCCCGCCGCATCCTGCCCCACCCCGACACCCTGGCACAGACCCAGGGCCTGCGCTGGCTGGGGCGCTATCTGGCGCCGCGGCCCTGGCTCTGGGTGGCGCACCGGCGTCGCGTGGCCCTGGGTGTGGCCGTGGGCCTGGCGGTGGGCGTGATTCCCCTGCCCACCCAGATGGTGCTGGCAGCCCTCGTGGCCATCGCCTGCCGCGCCAATGTGGCGGCCGCCGTGGCCGCCACCTGGCTCACCAATCCCTTCACCCTGGTGCCCATCTGGAGCCTGGCCATCGCCCTGGGCCGCCTGGCCTCGGGCCATGCTGGCCCGGTGGCTACGCCGGAGATGCTGGAGATCGACTGGAGCGCCCCGCTGAGCTGGGGCACGGCCCTGATGGCCTGGATCTCCAATCTGGGCCCGCCCCTGCTGATGGGCCTGCCCCTGGCCGGCCTGCTGCTGGGGGCCCTGGCCTATGTGCTGGTCTATCTGGGCTGGTGGGCCCTCATCCGCGGCGAGCGCTGGCGCCGGCTCAGGCGGCGCGCGCAGCCTCGCTGA
- the msrB gene encoding peptide-methionine (R)-S-oxide reductase MsrB — protein MSDSKTPHDYPVQKSDEQWRQELDPMQYQVTRHAATERAFTGKYWDHWDSGRYNCVGCGTPLFESGTKFDAGCGWPSYWEPVNAEVIERVVDRSHGMVRVEVRCNNCGSHLGHVFPDGPEPTGERFCINSAAIDFAPK, from the coding sequence ATGAGCGACTCCAAGACCCCCCACGACTACCCGGTCCAGAAAAGCGACGAGCAATGGCGCCAGGAGCTGGACCCCATGCAGTACCAGGTGACCCGCCACGCCGCCACCGAGCGCGCTTTCACCGGCAAGTACTGGGACCATTGGGACAGCGGCCGCTACAACTGCGTGGGCTGCGGCACGCCGCTGTTTGAATCCGGCACCAAGTTCGACGCCGGCTGCGGCTGGCCCAGCTACTGGGAGCCGGTCAATGCCGAGGTGATCGAGCGCGTGGTGGACCGCAGCCACGGCATGGTGCGCGTGGAAGTGCGCTGCAACAACTGCGGCTCCCACCTGGGCCATGTCTTCCCGGACGGCCCCGAGCCCACGGGCGAGCGCTTCTGCATCAATTCCGCCGCGATAGACTTCGCACCCAAATGA
- a CDS encoding ABC transporter ATP-binding protein, whose translation MSQAIIEVQGVHKQVQDASGQLTILHDISFALPARESAAIVGASGSGKSTLLGILAGLDTPSGGTVRLAGQDLFALDEDQRAALRARHVGFVFQSFQLLANLTALENVMLPLELRGERDARAQATRMLERVGLGQRLSHYPRVLSGGEQQRVALARAFVLRPEVLLADEPTGSLDFATGQAVMELMFELNREAGTTLVLVTHDPAIAARCQRQLHIDAGRLLSFSEAARAA comes from the coding sequence ATGTCCCAAGCCATCATCGAAGTCCAGGGCGTCCACAAGCAGGTGCAGGACGCCAGCGGGCAGCTCACGATTCTGCATGACATCTCCTTCGCGCTGCCGGCGCGGGAATCGGCGGCCATCGTGGGCGCCTCGGGCTCGGGCAAGAGCACCCTGCTGGGCATCCTGGCGGGCCTGGATACGCCCAGCGGCGGCACGGTCCGTCTGGCGGGGCAAGACCTCTTTGCGCTGGACGAGGACCAGCGCGCCGCGCTGCGCGCGCGCCATGTGGGCTTTGTGTTCCAGAGTTTCCAGCTGCTGGCCAATCTCACGGCGCTGGAGAACGTGATGCTGCCCCTGGAGCTGCGCGGCGAGCGCGATGCGCGTGCCCAGGCCACGCGCATGCTGGAGCGCGTGGGTCTGGGCCAGCGCCTCTCGCACTACCCGCGCGTGCTCTCGGGCGGCGAGCAGCAGCGCGTGGCCCTGGCGCGGGCCTTTGTGCTGCGGCCCGAGGTGCTGCTGGCCGACGAGCCCACCGGCAGCCTGGACTTCGCCACCGGCCAGGCGGTGATGGAGCTGATGTTCGAGCTCAACCGTGAGGCGGGCACCACCCTGGTGCTGGTCACGCATGACCCGGCGATTGCGGCGCGCTGCCAGCGCCAGCTGCACATCGACGCGGGCCGACTGCTCTCCTTCAGCGAGGCTGCGCGCGCCGCCTGA
- the def gene encoding peptide deformylase, with protein sequence MAVREILKMGDPRLLRVAQPVREFGTPALRELVADMLDTMKAANGAGLAAPQIGVDLQLVIFGFERNERYPEAPPVHMTVLINPEITPQSELLEEGWEGCLSVPGLRGVVPRHASIRYRGFDLEGRPIDRLAEGFHARVVQHECDHLMGQLYPMRVRDFSRFGFTSVLFPELDPGSDD encoded by the coding sequence ATGGCGGTTCGAGAGATCCTGAAGATGGGCGACCCGCGCCTGCTGCGTGTGGCCCAGCCGGTGCGCGAGTTCGGCACCCCGGCCCTGCGCGAGCTGGTGGCCGATATGCTGGACACCATGAAGGCCGCCAACGGCGCCGGCCTGGCCGCGCCCCAGATCGGCGTGGATCTGCAGCTGGTGATCTTCGGCTTCGAGCGCAATGAGCGCTATCCGGAGGCACCGCCCGTGCACATGACGGTGCTGATCAACCCGGAGATCACGCCGCAGTCCGAGCTGCTGGAAGAGGGCTGGGAGGGCTGTCTCTCGGTGCCTGGCCTGCGCGGCGTGGTGCCCCGCCATGCCAGCATCCGCTACCGCGGCTTCGATCTGGAGGGCCGGCCCATCGATCGTCTCGCCGAGGGCTTCCATGCCCGCGTGGTGCAGCACGAGTGCGACCACCTGATGGGCCAGCTCTATCCCATGCGGGTGCGCGACTTCAGCCGTTTCGGCTTCACCTCGGTGCTCTTCCCCGAGCTCGATCCCGGCTCCGACGACTGA
- a CDS encoding peptidylprolyl isomerase, protein MKKFVLAASVAALSAAFLPVTASAQNVAIVNGKPVPKARVELLVGQVTKNGQPRSPELEAQVRDEVVLREIFMQEAAKRGIPQSADYKAQMELASQSIMIRELFADYAKKNPVTDADAQAEYDKFKAQNSGTEYRARHILVEKEEEAKALIAQLKGGAKFEDLASKNSKDPGSAANGGDLDFANPGNFVPEFSKAMTELKKGEYTQEPVKSQFGFHIIKLEDTREAQFPAFEDVKPQILQRLGQQKLAAFQQELKSKAKTDYKFAN, encoded by the coding sequence ATGAAGAAGTTTGTGCTCGCCGCCTCCGTCGCGGCCCTGTCCGCTGCGTTCCTGCCCGTGACGGCCAGTGCGCAAAACGTGGCCATCGTCAATGGCAAGCCCGTGCCCAAGGCCCGGGTGGAGCTGCTGGTCGGCCAGGTGACCAAGAACGGCCAGCCGCGCTCGCCGGAACTGGAAGCCCAGGTGCGTGACGAGGTCGTGCTGCGCGAGATCTTCATGCAGGAAGCCGCCAAGCGCGGCATCCCGCAGAGCGCCGACTACAAGGCCCAGATGGAGCTGGCCAGCCAGTCCATCATGATCCGCGAGCTCTTCGCCGACTACGCCAAGAAGAACCCGGTCACCGACGCCGACGCCCAGGCCGAGTACGACAAGTTCAAGGCCCAGAACAGCGGCACCGAGTACCGCGCCCGCCACATCCTGGTGGAGAAGGAAGAAGAGGCCAAGGCCCTGATCGCCCAGCTCAAGGGCGGCGCCAAGTTCGAGGACCTGGCCAGCAAGAACTCCAAGGACCCCGGCTCCGCTGCCAACGGTGGTGATCTGGACTTCGCCAACCCCGGCAACTTCGTGCCCGAGTTCAGCAAGGCCATGACCGAGCTGAAGAAGGGCGAATACACCCAGGAGCCGGTGAAGAGCCAGTTCGGCTTCCACATCATCAAGCTGGAAGACACCCGCGAAGCCCAGTTCCCCGCCTTCGAGGACGTCAAGCCGCAGATCCTGCAGCGCCTGGGTCAGCAGAAGCTGGCCGCCTTCCAGCAGGAGCTCAAGAGCAAGGCCAAGACGGACTACAAGTTCGCCAACTGA
- a CDS encoding DUF6600 domain-containing protein, protein MTCAAPFLPASSGPRRSGGRLALALGWLLCLLLASLAGWAQAQASADDPPARAGRVAGLDGQAWWLVPESGQWQLLLLNQTLGPGERLRSAPQARLSLRIGSTSLWLDGDSELLLRRLDDEAVELQLLRGGLALRLRQRELLDEFRVFTREGDVTAEREGLYRVEQLARAGGSRVQSWEGRLRFEWREREAGDPVWLSSGEQAELWWSGGPRAERQALQREGFGDWVLAQSRAEGPYQAWNHVSPEMTGAEVLDAYGQWEQHPEHGVLWVPSAVAPDWEPYRQGRWLWSARWGWTWVDAAPWGFAPFHYGRWLRWGGRWCWAPGAYAGRPVYAPALVGWGAGRAPVWNRHQPPPPGWQALGPRQPYVPHYRHSPGYGQRLNDPPVTVRPPSPRWEPPRAPELPRPDWRFGERREGRQDGHQEGRQDVTPRWPRPERPAQWERDRERPAWGERGAAPAPAPRPETPRSEMPRRWEPSPGWQPPQAQPQPQPQPQRPERSEPPGRADRPGAEPARGEGPQRRHGWSDRQRVQP, encoded by the coding sequence ATGACGTGCGCCGCACCGTTTCTGCCCGCCAGCTCAGGCCCGCGCCGATCTGGCGGGCGGCTTGCGCTGGCCCTGGGCTGGCTGCTGTGCCTGCTGCTGGCTTCGCTCGCGGGATGGGCCCAGGCGCAGGCGAGCGCCGATGATCCGCCCGCACGCGCCGGCCGGGTGGCGGGCCTGGACGGTCAGGCCTGGTGGCTGGTGCCCGAATCGGGCCAGTGGCAGCTCCTGCTGCTGAACCAGACCCTGGGCCCCGGCGAGCGCCTGCGCAGCGCGCCCCAGGCGCGGTTGAGTCTGCGCATAGGCTCCACCAGCCTCTGGCTGGACGGGGACAGCGAGCTGCTGCTGCGCCGCCTGGATGACGAGGCCGTGGAGCTGCAGCTGCTGCGCGGTGGCCTGGCCCTGCGCCTGCGTCAGCGCGAGTTGCTTGACGAGTTCCGTGTCTTCACGCGCGAGGGCGATGTCACGGCCGAGCGCGAAGGCCTGTACCGGGTGGAGCAACTGGCGCGGGCCGGCGGCAGCCGCGTCCAGAGCTGGGAGGGGCGGCTGCGCTTCGAGTGGCGCGAGCGCGAGGCGGGCGACCCCGTCTGGCTGTCCAGCGGCGAGCAGGCCGAGCTCTGGTGGAGCGGCGGACCGCGCGCCGAGCGCCAGGCCCTGCAGCGCGAGGGGTTCGGCGACTGGGTGCTGGCGCAAAGCCGCGCCGAGGGGCCCTACCAGGCCTGGAACCATGTGTCGCCCGAGATGACCGGCGCCGAGGTGCTCGATGCCTACGGTCAATGGGAACAGCATCCCGAGCACGGCGTGCTCTGGGTGCCCAGCGCCGTGGCCCCGGACTGGGAGCCCTACCGCCAGGGCCGCTGGCTCTGGTCGGCGCGCTGGGGCTGGACCTGGGTGGATGCTGCGCCCTGGGGCTTTGCGCCCTTCCATTACGGCCGCTGGCTGCGCTGGGGCGGGCGCTGGTGCTGGGCGCCGGGCGCCTATGCGGGCCGGCCCGTCTATGCCCCGGCCCTGGTGGGCTGGGGTGCCGGGCGTGCGCCGGTCTGGAACCGTCACCAGCCGCCGCCGCCGGGCTGGCAGGCCCTGGGGCCGCGCCAGCCCTATGTGCCGCACTACCGTCACAGCCCCGGCTATGGCCAGCGCCTGAATGACCCGCCGGTCACGGTGCGCCCGCCGTCGCCGCGCTGGGAGCCGCCGCGCGCACCGGAACTGCCCCGGCCCGACTGGCGTTTCGGGGAGCGTCGGGAGGGACGCCAGGACGGACACCAAGAAGGGCGCCAGGATGTGACGCCACGCTGGCCGCGCCCCGAGCGACCCGCCCAGTGGGAGCGTGACCGGGAGCGGCCGGCCTGGGGCGAGCGCGGCGCCGCGCCGGCCCCTGCGCCGCGACCCGAAACGCCGCGCAGCGAGATGCCGCGGCGCTGGGAGCCCTCACCGGGCTGGCAGCCGCCCCAAGCTCAGCCCCAGCCCCAGCCCCAGCCCCAGCGTCCGGAGCGCAGCGAGCCGCCGGGGCGCGCAGATCGCCCTGGCGCGGAGCCCGCGCGGGGCGAGGGGCCGCAGCGCCGCCATGGCTGGAGCGATCGCCAGCGTGTCCAGCCCTGA